A genomic stretch from Roseofilum casamattae BLCC-M143 includes:
- a CDS encoding acyl carrier protein, which yields MSESILEKVKTIVGDQLGVEQEKVVPEASFTDDLGADSLDTVELVMALEEEFGIDIPDEAAENIATVQDAINYINENGVPA from the coding sequence ATGTCAGAATCAATCCTCGAAAAGGTGAAAACAATCGTCGGCGATCAGCTAGGAGTAGAGCAGGAGAAAGTCGTACCAGAAGCGAGTTTCACTGACGATTTAGGAGCCGACTCCCTAGACACAGTAGAACTGGTCATGGCCCTGGAAGAAGAGTTTGGCATAGATATACCCGATGAAGCCGCCGAAAACATCGCCACGGTGCAAGATGCCATAAACTACATCAATGAAAACGGAGTGCCTGCTTAG
- a CDS encoding CoB--CoM heterodisulfide reductase iron-sulfur subunit B family protein — protein sequence MTTPSLKYAYFPGCVAQGACRELYQSTNAIANALNIELLELKKASCCGSGTFKEDSQFLEDTVNARNIALAEELNLPLLTHCSTCQGVIGHVDERLKRSQTEDTEYFNRVNGLLKQEGCSPYRGSTEVKHLLWVLVADYGLDAIREQVTRSLQGLNCAAFYGCYLLRGQQEPWENPYQPESMERMFETLGATAIYYRGRTQCCGWPLSSYATEESFKMAGGHLQEAIAAGADCLVTPCPLCHLNLDSRQPEVARVVNRPLGLPVLHLPQLLGLALGLDPEVLGLDRHVVSVAPVLAKLGIDG from the coding sequence ATGACGACACCATCACTCAAATACGCTTACTTTCCCGGATGTGTGGCTCAGGGAGCATGTAGAGAGTTATACCAATCAACTAATGCGATCGCCAACGCGCTCAATATCGAACTTTTGGAACTGAAGAAAGCGTCCTGCTGTGGTTCGGGAACATTTAAGGAAGATTCTCAGTTCCTGGAAGATACCGTAAATGCGCGTAATATTGCCTTAGCAGAGGAACTAAATTTACCGCTGCTGACCCATTGCAGTACCTGTCAGGGCGTTATCGGCCATGTGGACGAGCGGTTGAAGCGATCGCAAACTGAGGATACGGAATATTTCAACCGAGTGAACGGGTTGCTGAAGCAGGAAGGATGCAGTCCCTATCGCGGTTCGACCGAAGTAAAGCATTTACTGTGGGTCTTAGTGGCCGATTATGGATTGGATGCCATCCGCGAGCAAGTGACTCGTTCGCTGCAAGGCTTAAACTGTGCGGCGTTTTATGGATGTTATTTGCTGCGCGGACAGCAAGAGCCTTGGGAAAACCCCTATCAACCCGAGTCCATGGAAAGGATGTTTGAGACATTGGGGGCAACGGCCATTTATTATCGCGGACGAACTCAATGTTGCGGATGGCCGCTCTCGAGCTATGCGACGGAGGAGTCGTTTAAGATGGCTGGAGGACATTTGCAAGAGGCGATCGCTGCTGGAGCTGATTGTTTGGTCACCCCTTGTCCGTTGTGCCACCTCAACTTAGATTCTCGCCAACCGGAAGTGGCGCGAGTTGTCAATCGTCCCCTAGGATTACCAGTGCTGCATTTACCGCAATTGCTGGGGTTAGCTCTCGGACTCGATCCTGAGGTGCTCGGTTTAGATCGTCATGTAGTTTCCGTTGCGCCGGTTTTAGCGAAACTGGGGATCGATGGATAA
- a CDS encoding 7-carboxy-7-deazaguanine synthase QueE yields MRISQISHMETYPIVETFHSIQGEGYWMGQNSFFIRLGGCDVGCWFCDTKESWPAHKHPQYSVPALAEKVLAASASTVIVTGGEPLMHDLNPLTKGLKSLCSLPLHLETSGAHPFSGTFDWVTFSPKRFKLPHPSIRDRADELKVVIANAEDLQWAQDQASLVKESAIKFLQPEWNSPEATDLVFEFVLAHPDWRISLQTHKFLGVR; encoded by the coding sequence CTGAGGATCTCTCAGATTAGTCATATGGAAACTTACCCAATTGTTGAAACCTTTCATTCCATCCAAGGCGAAGGGTATTGGATGGGACAAAATTCCTTTTTTATTCGCCTCGGAGGCTGCGATGTGGGATGCTGGTTCTGCGATACCAAAGAGTCTTGGCCGGCTCACAAGCACCCGCAGTATTCGGTTCCCGCCCTCGCCGAGAAAGTTTTAGCCGCATCGGCAAGTACGGTTATTGTTACTGGGGGAGAACCGTTAATGCACGATCTAAATCCACTTACAAAAGGCTTAAAATCTCTGTGTTCGCTTCCTCTACATCTGGAAACCTCTGGCGCTCATCCATTTTCCGGAACGTTTGATTGGGTGACATTTTCGCCAAAACGGTTTAAGTTACCCCATCCCAGTATTCGCGATCGCGCGGATGAATTGAAAGTCGTCATCGCCAATGCTGAAGATCTGCAATGGGCACAAGACCAAGCTAGTTTAGTGAAGGAGAGCGCAATCAAGTTTTTGCAACCGGAATGGAATAGTCCGGAGGCAACCGATCTGGTCTTTGAGTTTGTTTTGGCTCATCCCGACTGGCGCATTAGCTTGCAAACTCACAAGTTCTTGGGAGTGAGATAG